CCAGGCCCGCGTCGTGCAGGTAGACCAGCCCCACTTTGACGCCGATCAGCACCAGCACCAGGGCCAGCGCGTACTTCAAATAATGGAAGCGATGCACCATCGCCGCCAGCGCGAAATACAGCGCGCGCAAACCCAAAATGGCGAAGATGTTGGAGGTGTAGACCAGGAACGGATCCTGCGTCACCGCGAAGATCGCCGGGATGCTGTCCACCGCGAACACCAGATCAGCCGCCTCCACCAGGATCAAGGTCAGCAGCAGCGGCGTCGCCCACCAGCCCTTGGCCAGTCCATGTTTTTCGCCTCGCACCAGGAAGGCGTTGCCATGCAGCGCCGGCGTCAGCTTCATGCGGCGGCGCAGCCATTGGTAAAACTTCTGTTCGACCAGCGGCTTGCCCTCCTCGTCCCCAGCAAACAGCATCTTCAGTCCCGCCCACAGCAGGAAGGCGCCGAACGCCAGCAATACCCACTGGAACTCGGCCACCAGCGCGGCCCCGGCCCCTATCATCAGCGCCCGCATCGCGATGGCGCCCAGAATGCCCCAGAACAGCACCCGGTGCTGGTAAGCGCGCGGAATGGCCATGCTGCCGAAAATCAGCGAGATCACGAACACATTGTCCAGCGACAGCGACTTCTCCAGCAGATAGCCGGTCAGGTACTGCACCCCGGCGTCCGCGCCGCGATACCACCATACCCAGCCGCCGAAGGCGAGGCCTATGCCGATATACATCGCCGACAGCTTCAGGCTGTCGCGCACGCCGATTTCGCGGCCGCCCTTCTGCAAGATGCCCAAGTCGAAAGCCAGCAACGCCAGCACGCCGCTCATGAACATCAGCCAGACCCACAGCGGATAACCCAGCGCCGGGGCGGAAAAAAACTCAATCAATGACTTGCTCCATCAGAATGGCTTGGATCGGGCGGCTTCCGCCGCCCCGGCTATCAGCCGCTGCCTTCCAGCGCGGCGATCCGTTCTTCCATGCTCGGGTGGGTGGCGAACAGTCCCAGCAGTCCGCGGCCGCCGGCGATGCCGGAAGCGGCCATGCTCTTGGGCAGGCCGTCTGCCTCGATGCCGCCCAAGCGGCGCAACGCGTTGGCCATCGGCCGCGGCGAGCCCAGCAATTCGGCGGCGCCGGCGTCGGCGCGGAACTCGCGCTGGCGCGAGAAATACATCACCACCACGGAAGCCAGGATGCCGAACACGATCTCGCACACGATCACGGTGACGAAATAGCCGATGCCGGAGCCGGCGGAACTGTTCTCCTCGTCGCGCTTCAGCCAGCTGTCCACCAGGTAGCCGACCACGCGCGCCAGGAAGAACACGAAGGTGTTGACCACGCCCTGGATCAGCGTCAGCGTCACCATGTCGCCATTGCGGATGTGGGCGATTTCATGCGCCAGCACCGCTTCCACCTCTTCCTCGTTCATATTGGCCAACAGGCCGGTGGACACCGCCACCAGCGAATTGGAACGGCTGGGGCCGGTGGCGAAGGCATTGGGCTCGCCCTCGTACACCGCCACCTCGGGCATGGGCAGGCCGGCGCGGTCCGCCAGCTTGCGCACGGTGTTCAGCAACCAGGCCTCGGTCGGCCCGGACGGCTGCGTGATCACGCGCGCGCCGGTGCTCCACTTGGCCATGGTCTTGGACAAGGCCAGCGAGATGAAGGCGCCGCCGAAGCCCAGCACTGCCGAGAACATCAGCAGCATGCCCAGATTCAGCCCGCCGGAGGTGACAAAGCGATCTAGCCCCAGGAGGCGCACGCTCACGCTCAACACCAGCATCACAGCGATGTTGGTGGCAATCAGCAAAAACACCCGTTTCATGATTCAGTCTCCAAAAAGTGAGGTCGGCCCGGTCTGCGCCGGGGCCATGCTGAAGTGTACGACAGGATAAGAATCGAAAAAATAAAGTATTATCAGAACAATTCTTCGAAATTTTCGAATGGTCATGCAAGGCATCAATTACAAGCACCTGAACTATTTCTGGCACGTGGCGCGCAGCGGCAGCGTCACCCGCGCCGCCGAGCGGCTGGGCGTCAGCATGCAAACCATCAGCGGCCAGATCACCCGGCTGGAACAGCAACTGGGACGGGCGTTGTTTCGCCAGCAAGGACGCGGCCTGGCGCTCACAGAGGCAGGAAGGCTGGCGCTGGGCTACGCCGACCGCATCTTCCTGCTGGGCGAGGAAATGGAGGAAGCGCTGGCCGACGCCAGACTGGGACAGACGCAGCGGCTGGCGGCCGGCATTTCCGACGTGCTGCCCAAGGGCATCGCCAGCCGCCTGCTGCGGCCGGCGCTGACGGCGGCCGGACATCTGCGCCTCAGTTGCAGCGAGGGGGATTTCGACGAGCTGATAGGCGAACTGGGCCGCCACAAGCTGGACCTGGTGCTGGCGGACCGGCCAGTGGCCAGCAGCGAGCAACAGCAGTTCCAATCCTGGCCGCTGCTGCGCTGCCCCGTTCTGTTGCTGGCCGCGCCGGCGCTGCTCGAGCGCCATTTGCCGGATTTCCCGGCCAGTTTGCGGCATGCCCCGCTGCTGATGCCCAGCCGCGACAACGTGCTGCGCCGCCAGCTGGAGCACTGGTTCGCCGAACAAGACATTCGCCCCGAAGTGGTAGGCGAATTCGACGATCATGCGTTAATGGAGACATTCGCCCGCCAAGGGCTGGGGCTGCTGCCCACCCCCGCATCGCCGGATGGCGAGGCGGACCATCCGGGGCTGCAGCGGCTGGGCGCGCTGGAAGGGGTATGGGAGCACTATTACGTCACCGCCAGCCGACGCAAGCTGCAGCACGCCTCGTTGCAGGCCATCCTGCAGGCCTGGCACTGAGTGTGCCATGCAGGCGACAGACGGCCCCGATCGACGGACCGGCGGCGATGGCGGCGGTTCCCCAGTCAGGAGTCTTGCCTGATAATGGTTTGAAGCCCTTCCGGCGCGGCCGGGCAACAGATTGAGCGTCATGGACAAGAGACAAGGATTCACCCTGCTGGAGTTGTTGATGGTCATGGCGTTGCTGGCCATCGTGCTGGCATTCGCCGTGCCGGCCTATCAAAGCACCGTGGCCGCCAACGCAGTCATGTCCGAAAGCAACAGTCTGTACGGCGACGTGCTGCTTGCCCGCAACGAAGCGTTGAAGCGCGGCCAGACCGTGCTGGTCTGCCCCTCCGCCGATGGCAGCAGCTGCAACGCCGGCTCGCCGGCCAACCTAAACTGGGCCGGCGGCTGGATCGCGCTGCAGGCCGTCAACGGCAATTGCACCGACACCAGCGGTACCGTGCTGCGCAGGCAACAGGCGTTGACCAGCGGCGACAGCGCCGCCTACAGCAACAGCGCCAGCCCCTACCTGTGTTTCAACCGCATGGGCTACGCGCCCTC
This genomic window from Chromobacterium phragmitis contains:
- the nhaR gene encoding transcriptional activator NhaR, with the protein product MQGINYKHLNYFWHVARSGSVTRAAERLGVSMQTISGQITRLEQQLGRALFRQQGRGLALTEAGRLALGYADRIFLLGEEMEEALADARLGQTQRLAAGISDVLPKGIASRLLRPALTAAGHLRLSCSEGDFDELIGELGRHKLDLVLADRPVASSEQQQFQSWPLLRCPVLLLAAPALLERHLPDFPASLRHAPLLMPSRDNVLRRQLEHWFAEQDIRPEVVGEFDDHALMETFARQGLGLLPTPASPDGEADHPGLQRLGALEGVWEHYYVTASRRKLQHASLQAILQAWH
- a CDS encoding TerC family protein; this encodes MIEFFSAPALGYPLWVWLMFMSGVLALLAFDLGILQKGGREIGVRDSLKLSAMYIGIGLAFGGWVWWYRGADAGVQYLTGYLLEKSLSLDNVFVISLIFGSMAIPRAYQHRVLFWGILGAIAMRALMIGAGAALVAEFQWVLLAFGAFLLWAGLKMLFAGDEEGKPLVEQKFYQWLRRRMKLTPALHGNAFLVRGEKHGLAKGWWATPLLLTLILVEAADLVFAVDSIPAIFAVTQDPFLVYTSNIFAILGLRALYFALAAMVHRFHYLKYALALVLVLIGVKVGLVYLHDAGLVAFKLPTAWSLLATVSLLAGGIVYSLYRTRSVPVDGTN
- the htpX gene encoding protease HtpX, producing MKRVFLLIATNIAVMLVLSVSVRLLGLDRFVTSGGLNLGMLLMFSAVLGFGGAFISLALSKTMAKWSTGARVITQPSGPTEAWLLNTVRKLADRAGLPMPEVAVYEGEPNAFATGPSRSNSLVAVSTGLLANMNEEEVEAVLAHEIAHIRNGDMVTLTLIQGVVNTFVFFLARVVGYLVDSWLKRDEENSSAGSGIGYFVTVIVCEIVFGILASVVVMYFSRQREFRADAGAAELLGSPRPMANALRRLGGIEADGLPKSMAASGIAGGRGLLGLFATHPSMEERIAALEGSG
- a CDS encoding GspH/FimT family pseudopilin; this translates as MDKRQGFTLLELLMVMALLAIVLAFAVPAYQSTVAANAVMSESNSLYGDVLLARNEALKRGQTVLVCPSADGSSCNAGSPANLNWAGGWIALQAVNGNCTDTSGTVLRRQQALTSGDSAAYSNSASPYLCFNRMGYAPSGYVGMVTFNAPGNPASSRRCVAIAAVGHPQVLISGQSDNTGQYTCP